One part of the Prunus persica cultivar Lovell chromosome G5, Prunus_persica_NCBIv2, whole genome shotgun sequence genome encodes these proteins:
- the LOC18776457 gene encoding uncharacterized protein LOC18776457 → MHRRLSIFTHKLLKNSNSILNTTTKHTTTFFLCSHFNPSNPRAGGFAFFRFLSYSPVSRRPPDPEDPSNLIKEDGVSVISQMWIENFREPDRIATNLSSYLRRLELWVLAYQKVCADEMGAYMPRSAIQRAALEDLLALRNAVLDSRFRWGARLEFYIKSPKDKTDYQSLSKRKIKAILTTTQPTPFQDRLVQEVLLMILEPIYESRFSQKSFAFRPGRTAHTALRVIRRSFAGYLWYIKGDLSTILDGTKVGLVINALIRDVRDKKVIDLLKAALVTPVITTKDDGVEKKKKKRKYQKKRVLAEDEPKPDPYWLETFFGFAPEEAEKLPSWGHCGILSPLLANVCLDELDRWMEGKIKAFYHPSKSDVIWNSPEGEAEQGNTSWPEFVPTSGPDKTRKMDYIRYGGHILIGVRGPRADAATLRKQLIEFCDQKYMLKLDNESLPIEHITKGIMFLDHVLCRRVVYPTLRYTATGGKIISEKGVGTLLSVTASLKQCIKQFRKLSFLKGDRDPDPQPCFRMFHATQAHTNAQMNKFLSTMVEWYKYADNRKKIVNFCSYILRGSLAKLYAAKYKLRSRAKVYKIGSRNLSRPLKEKKGQSSEYHNLLRMGLVESIDGLQYTRMSLVPETDYSPFPNNWRPDHEKALLEYIRLDDPRTIEEQRSCIMDQGLVSPQDYISMLVWNYKRNAVMMDQLSLVSSGSSINTERDQLLLLGSNQDKLEHRTKEEEENGERFIVSQM, encoded by the coding sequence ATGCATCGCCGCCTTTCCATTTTCACCCACAAACTTCTCAAAAATTCTAATTCTATCCTCAACACCACCACCAAGCACACCACCACCTTCTTCCTCTGCTCCCATTTCAACCCCTCAAATCCTAGGGCCGGTGGGTTCGCCTTTTTTCGCTTTCTTTCATACTCTCCGGTGAGCCGGCGGCCACCTGATCCTGAAGACCCCTCCAACTTGATCAAAGAAGATGGGGTTTCGGTTATATCCCAAATGTGGATTGAGAATTTTCGAGAACCTGATAGGATTGCGACCAATTTGTCCTCTTATCTTCGGCGGTTGGAGTTGTGGGTATTGGCGTACCAGAAGGTTTGTGCTGATGAGATGGGTGCGTATATGCCCCGCAGTGCAATACAGAGGGCAGCTCTTGAGGACTTGTTAGCACTTCGTAATGCTGTTCTTGACAGTAGGTTTAGGTGGGGGGCTAGACTAGAATTCTATATAAAATCACCCAAGGATAAGACCGATTACCAGTCGTTGTCAAAGAGGAAAATTAAGGCCATCTTGACGACCACACAGCCAACCCCATTTCAAGATAGGTTAGTTCAGGAAGTGCTGCTTATGATTTTGGAGCCGATATATGAGTCCCGGTTCTCGCAAAAGTCATTTGCGTTTAGGCCTGGGAGAACCGCACATACTGCATTGAGGGTGATTAGGAGGAGTTTCGCAGGGTACTTGTGGTATATAAAGGGCGATTTGAGTACCATCTTGGATGGGACAAAGGTGGGGTTGGTGATAAATGCTTTGATCAGGGATGTGAGGGATAAGAAGGTGATTGATTTGTTGAAGGCGGCCTTGGTTACACCAGTGATCACGACTAAGGATGATGgggtggagaagaagaaaaagaagaggaaatatCAGAAGAAGAGGGTGTTGGCAGAGGATGAACCCAAGCCAGACCCATATTGGTTGGAGaccttttttgggtttgcacCTGAGGAGGCAGAGAAGCTTCCTTCTTGGGGTCATTGTGGGATACTTAGTCCCCTTTTGGCTAATGTTTGTCTAGATGAGTTGGACCGCTGGATGGAGGGGAAGATCAAGGCATTTTATCATCCGTCAAAGAGTGATGTCATATGGAATAGCCCGGAAGGTGAAGCAGAACAGGGAAATACGTCTTGGCCTGAATTTGTGCCAACAAGCGGCCCAGATAAGACCAGAAAGATGGATTACATACGATATGGTGGTCATATTTTGATTGGTGTCCGAGGACCTCGAGCAGATGCCGCTACATTGAGAAAACAGTTGATTGAGTTTTGTGATCAGAAGTACATGCTCAAGCTTGATAATGAGAGCCTCCCTATAGAACACATAACAAAGGGTATAATGTTTCTAGATCATGTGTTGTGTCGCAGAGTTGTGTACCCAACGCTTCGTTACACTGCTACTGGTGGGAAAATCATTAGTGAGAAGGGTGTTGGCACTCTTTTGTCAGTTACAGCAAGCTTGAAACAGTGCATCAAGCAATTTAGGAAGTTGAGCTTTCTGAAGGGGGATAGGGATCCAGACCCACAGCCTTGTTTCAGAATGTTTCATGCCACCCAAGCTCATACTAATGCACAAATGAACAAGTTTCTGTCCACAATGGTTGAGTGGTATAAGTATGCAGATAAtcggaaaaaaattgttaacttTTGCTCTTACATATTAAGGGGTTCACTTGCAAAGCTCTATGCAGCAAAATACAAGCTCCGTTCGCGTGCAAAGGTGTACAAGATAGGTTCTAGGAATTTGAGTCGTCCtttgaaggagaagaaggggCAGTCATCTGAGTACCATAATTTGTTGAGGATGGGTCTTGTTGAGTCAATTGATGGGCTTCAGTATACCAGGATGTCTCTTGTACCTGAGACTGATTACAGCCCTTTCCCAAATAACTGGAGACCTGATCATGAGAAGGCATTGCTCGAATATATAAGGCTTGATGATCCAAGAACTATAGAGGAGCAGCGTAGTTGCATCATGGATCAAGGTCTTGTTTCACCTCAGGATTACATTTCAATGCTTGTTTGGAACTACAAAAGGAATGCTGTCATGATGGATCAACTTTCCTTGGTCAGTAGTGGTAGCAGCATTAATACCGAAAGAGATCAACTATTGTTGCTGGGGTCGAACCAGGATAAACTTGAACACAGGactaaagaagaagaggaaaatggCGAACGGTTTATTGTATCACAAATGTAA
- the LOC18775798 gene encoding putative invertase inhibitor, translating to MYHISFFLNCCCLFFLVIPHSKFSTIAATAVDIIDQTCKKCTDEFDVISYKVCATSLQAVPVSHVTNLQGLALIAMELALQNATNTLSTIEKFSSNKSFDPFALVCLKDCLQLYSDAITTLRDAVGAFLREDYDTANIWVSAVMEAPTTCEEGFKEKEGEVSPLKNENYNLFQLCDIALCISHMLKYLGSTFLTGCSAT from the coding sequence atgtatcacatttctttctttttaaactGCTGCTGCTTGTTTTTCCTTGTAATTCCTCATTcaaaattctccaccattgctGCAACAGCTGTTGATATAATCGACCAAACCTGCAAAAAATGCACAGATGAATTTGACGTCATTAGCTACAAGGTTTGCGCAACCTCTCTCCAAGCCGTGCCTGTCAGCCATGTGACTAATCTTCAAGGACTAGCATTGATAGCAATGGAGCTAGCACTACAAAATGCAACCAACACACTGTCCACCATAGAGAAGTTCTCGAGTAACAAAAGTTTCGATCCTTTTGCTCTGGTTTGCTTGAAGGACTGCTTGCAGCTATATTCGGATGCGATCACAACACTGAGGGATGCTGTTGGAGCATTTCTGAGGGAGGATTACGACACGGCAAATATCTGGGTGAGTGCAGTTATGGAAGCACCAACTACATGTGAAGAAGGGTTTAAGGAGAAGGAAGGTGAAGTGTCTCCATTGAAAAATGAGAATTACAATCTTTTTCAATTATGTGATATTGCACTATGCATAAGCCACATGCTTAAGTACTTAGGGTCTACATTCTTGACAGGATGCTCTGCAACTTAA
- the LOC18775654 gene encoding septin and tuftelin-interacting protein 1 homolog 1, giving the protein MDDYQEMERFGMEKDYEDSQWIGGEFYYRKRKDKRIQTKDDVLYGIFSADSDDDEDNEGSRKRRKDQKVDLTKPVNFVSTGTVLPNQEMDTNLKQQNDDLGASGVGTSGLGFGAATGSGLGFNNLNSGLGLNNSNLDPTGGEEEDEENDNNFLPTAFGKKIKEGAERRQKEREKLKLLKQTTSQSRSRRDSEESQFGLGGARGGDGDGGLGAFEKHTKGIGMKMLKNMGYKGGGLGKNEQGILAPVEAKLRPKNMGMGFNDYKETEIKRSSLQELEAEKPNKPLSTASATNTTKKRLSWKKAVANRANKDQYVSAKELLAKKQEESTEVFVHKVVDMRGPQVRVLTNLENLNAEEKAREEDVPMPELQHNLRLILDLAELDIQKIDKDLRNERDTAISLNQEKERLATEVARQKQHLDSLEDIMSVLDRLGEENVMGTLTLESLAKGFGDLQKRYADDYKICNLSCIACSFALPLFIRMFQGWDPLRNPSHGLNVVSSWKHLLHGEGEREQYLDIFDNTMSPYTQLVSEVVVPAVRIAGINTWQAKDPEPMLRFLEYWEKLIPSSVLHAILDMVVFPKLKDAVDLWEPHRDTVPIHVWVHPWLPLLGHKLEELYHTIRFKLSNVLGAWDPSDASAYAILSPWKKVFDSASWEQLMHRFIVPKLQLVLQDFQVNPANQRLDQFNWVMSWASAIPIHLMVDMMEKFFFTKWLQVLYHWLCSKPNFEEVLNWYKGWKELIPEELHANESIRYQLNCGLDMMNRAVEGMEVIQPGLKENISYLRVLEQRQFEAQQKAAAAQANLGGTAHMDGIGNEMSLKDVIEAHAQQHGLLFRPKPGRMHNGHQIYGFGNVSIIVDSLNQKVYAQTEESWSLVSLERLLDMHNSSLTRRR; this is encoded by the coding sequence ATGGATGATTATCAGGAAATGGAAAGGTTTGGCATGGAGAAGGATTATGAGGACAGTCAATGGATTGGCGGCGAGTTCTATTATCGCAAGCGCAAGGATAAGCGCATCCAGACCAAAGACGATGTACTCTATGGCATATTCTCTGCTGATTCTGACGATGATGAAGACAATGAGGGCTCCAGAAAGCGCAGGAAAGACCAAAAGGTCGACCTCACCAAGCCCGTCAATTTTGTCTCCACCGGCACCGTCTTGCCCAACCAGGAGATGGACACAAATTTAAAGCAGCAAAATGATGACCTCGGTGCTAGCGGCGTTGGAACTAGTGGCCTTGGCTTTGGTGCCGCTACGGGTTCAGGTTTGggttttaataatttgaattccgGTTTGGGTTTGAATAATTCGAATTTAGATCCCACTGggggagaggaggaggatgaggaAAACGACAACAATTTTCTACCAACGGCGTTtgggaagaaaataaaggaggGAGCAGAGAGGAGACAGAAGGAGAGGGAAAAGCTCAAATTGCTCAAGCAGACTACTAGTCAATCTCGAAGTCGTAGAGATTCTGAGGAATCTCAGTTTGGACTAGGAGGAGCAAGGGGGGGCGACGGGGATGGGGGCCTGGGGGCCTTCGAGAAACACACCAAGGGCATTGGGATGAAGATGCTTAAGAACATGGGCTACAAAGGAGGTGGACTTGGCAAGAATGAGCAAGGGATTCTCGCTCCTGTTGAAGCTAAGTTGAGGCCAAAAAATATGGGTATGGGTTTTAATGATTACAAAGAGACTGAAATCAAGCGGTCTAGCTTGCAAGAATTGGAAGCTGAAAAGCCGAACAAGCCTTTGTCCACTGCCAGTGCCACCAACACCACCAAAAAGAGGCTTTCTTGGAAAAAGGCCGTGGCCAACAGGGCTAACAAGGATCAGTATGTCTCTGCCAAGGAGTTGTTAGCCAAGAAGCAGGAAGAGAGTACTGAGGTCTTTGTGCACAAGGTAGTTGATATGCGTGGACCCCAGGTTCGAGTCTTGACCAATTTGGAGAATTTGAATGCTGAAGAGAAAGCCAGGGAGGAGGATGTTCCCATGCCTGAGCTACAGCATAACTTGAGGTTGATTCTGGACTTAGCTGAGCTCGATATCCAGAAGATTGATAAGGATCTGAGGAATGAGAGGGACACGGCGATCAGCTTGAAccaggagaaagagaggctgGCAACGGAGGTGGCCAGACAGAAGCAACACTTAGATAGCTTGGAGGATATTATGAGTGTGTTAGACCGATTGGGAGAAGAGAATGTCATGGGAACATTGACGCTGGAGTCACTGGCAAAGGGCTTTGGTGACCTGCAGAAGAGATACGCTGATGACTATAAAATATGTAACTTGTCGTGCATTGCATGTTCTTTTGCTCTGCCTCTGTTTATCAGGATGTTTCAAGGTTGGGATCCTCTTAGGAACCCCTCGCATGGATTGAATGTGGTATCCTCATGGAAGCATTTGCTTCAtggagagggggagagagaacaGTACCTTGATATCTTTGATAATACAATGTCGCCTTATACCCAGTTGGTTTCCGAGGTTGTGGTACCCGCAGTGAGGATTGCTGGCATCAATACATGGCAAGCCAAGGACCCTGAACCCATGCTTCGCTTTTTGGAGTATTGGGAGAAATTGATACCCTCTTCCGTCCTTCATGCCATATTGGATATGGTAGTCTTTCCCAAATTGAAGGACGCAGTTGATTTGTGGGAACCTCACCGTGACACTGTTCCCATCCATGTGTGGGTGCATCCATGGCTACCACTCTTGGGACACAAGCTGGAGGAGTTGTATCACACAATACGCTTCAAGTTGAGTAATGTTCTCGGTGCATGGGACCCCAGTGATGCCTCTGCCTATGCCATACTCTCGCCGTGGAAGAAGGTGTTTGATTCAGCCAGTTGGGAACAGCTCATGCATAGATTTATAGTACCCAAGTTGCAGCTTGTCCTACAAGACTTCCAAGTGAACCCTGCCAATCAGAGACTTGATCAGTTTAATTGGGTGATGAGTTGGGCTTCTGCTATTCCAATTCATCTAATGGTAGATATGATGGAGAAGTTTTTCTTCACCAAGTGGCTACAGGTTTTGTATCACTGGTTATGTTCGAAGCCTAATTTTGAAGAGGTTTTGAATTGGTATAAAGGTTGGAAGGAACTCATTCCTGAGGAGCTTCATGCAAATGAAAGTATCCGATATCAGCTTAATTGTGGTCTTGACATGATGAATCGGGCTGTTGAGGGTATGGAGGTGATCCAACCTGGTTTAAAGGAGAATATTAGCTACCTTAGGGTGCTTGAGCAAAGGCAATTTGAGGCACAACagaaagcagcagcagcacaaGCAAACTTGGGTGGCACTGCTCACATGGATGGCATTGGTAATGAGATGAGCTTGAAAGATGTTATCGAAGCCCATGCACAGCAGCATGGTCTGCTATTTAGGCCTAAACCCGGGCGGATGCATAATGGTCACCAGATATATGGCTTTGGTAATGTAAGCATAATAGTTGACTCTCTAAATCAAAAGGTATATGCCCAAACAGAGGAAAGCTGGTCTCTTGTATCCCTTGAAAGGTTGCTTGACATGCACAATAGTTCTCTTACAAGAAGACGCTGA
- the LOC18777902 gene encoding uncharacterized protein LOC18777902, translating to MGTVYDAFTSLKFNTQGAEDDRSGGVGSGHQSDAPPVWADPGSAPNPQAAGACGSGGGNNNQVVEALEARISVLKAEDLKEQACDFLMGQGEICACGSCLTLNRIEAANDEKIVGDTDESCISKAHWNHEMGMAEVIVLEGTNWKNIGVIRNGNKLFCSIYEVLFLVEKGHLRLLDDSGTSTSLEDIYMKISDENNRWYWEEFQAYRKLKSLGYIVGQHGIPWSTIGVKSKCEFVSSKGCPKIDEAVDFETNDTSSSNGLFNEMRSNEARPVFDVYAPNKNFKKSSPGDPCFVLCFTRSRPPSKLDLEALERQCGSIPLKFCHVDYGSASFFSFDKVELPTLP from the exons ATGGGCACCGTCTACGACGCCTTCACTTCCCTCAAATTCAACACTCAAGGCGCCGAGGACGACCGTAGTGGAGGAGTCGGGTCGGGTCACCAGTCAGATGCGCCACCCGTTTGGGCTGACCCAGGAAGCGCCCCGAATCCCCAGGCAGCTGGGGCGTGCGGCAGCGGCGGCGGTAATAATAATCAGGTGGTTGAGGCCCTAGAGGCTAGGATTAGTGTGCTCAAAGCTGAGGATTTGAAGGAACAGGCGTGCGATTTTCTG ATGGGGCAAGGGGAGATATGTGCTTGTGGATCCTGTCTGACTCTGAATAGAATTGAGGCTGCTAATGATGAAAAGATTGTTGGTGATACCGATGA GTCTTGCATATCCAAAGCACATTGGAATCATGAGATGGGCATGGCTGAGGTCATTGTTCTTGAGGGTACAAATTGGAAGAACATAGGAGTTATCCGGAACGGCAACAAGCTCTTTTGCTCTATTTATGAAGTTTT GTTTTTAGTTGAAAAAGGGCATTTGCGTCTCTTGGATGATAGTGGTACTAGCACTTCCTTGGaggatatatatatgaagattTCAGATGAAAATAATAGGTGGTATTGGGAGGAATTTCAAGCGTATAGGAAACTCAAATCCCTTGGGTACATTGTTGGGCAGCATGGTATCCCCTGGTCTACAATTGGCGTGAAGAGTAAGTGTGAATTTGTTTCTTCTAAAGGTTGTCCTAAAATTGATGAGGCGGTGGACTTCGAAACCAATGACACTAGTTCTTCCAATGGATTGTTCAATGAGATGCGGAGTAATGAAGCAAGACCGGTTTTTGATGTTTATGCCCCAAACAAAAACTTCAAGAAGTCTTCTCCTGGAGATCCATGTTTTGTGCTTTGTTTTACTag GTCTCGTCCGCCATCCAAACTAGACCTTGAAGCTCTCGAGAGACAATGTGGGAGCATTCCTTTAAAGTTTTGTCATGTGGATTATGGATCAGCAAGTTTCTTCTCCTTTGACAAGGTGGAACTTCCTACCCTACCTTGA
- the LOC18777767 gene encoding putative invertase inhibitor, translating to MRRFSSFSKIIITFLVLFHSTIMGSNDLIQLSCKKASQGDPNLSYKFCVSSLEANAKGHSLDLQELVVISLNLTIANATNINSTISKLLKDKAFDNFAKERLRGCSELYADAIPTLQEALCAFQSKDFAKANIEVSSAMDASSTCEDGFKEKKGEVSPLRKENDVFFQLNAISLAFINTLASI from the coding sequence atgAGGCgtttctcttcattttccaaGATTATCATCACTTTTCTGGTTCTGTTTCATAGCACAATTATGGGTTCTAACGATCTCATCCAACTCTCTTGCAAGAAGGCTTCACAAGGAGATCCAAATTTGAGCTACAAGTTTTGTGTTTCAAGCCTTGAGGCCAACGCCAAAGGCCATAGCTTAGACCTTCAAGAACTAGTCGTCATCTCACTCAACCTCACCATAGCCAATGCCACAAACATCAACTCCACCATTTCAAAGCTTTTGAAGGACAAAGCATTTGACAACTTTGCAAAGGAACGCTTGCGAGGCTGCTCCGAGCTCTACGCTGACGCCATTCCTACCCTACAAGAAGCTCTTTGTGCTTTTCAGTCCAAGGACTTTGCTAAGGCCAATATAGAAGTGAGTTCTGCAATGGATGCTTCTTCTACATGTGAAGATGGCTTCAAGGAGAAGAAAGGTGAAGTGTCTCCATTGAGAAAGGAGAATGATGTTTTCTTTCAACTGAACGCCATTTCTCTTGCTTTTATCAACACTTTGGCTTCAATATAG
- the LOC18776504 gene encoding cytochrome c oxidase subunit 6b-3 → MSAASQVDPHNEMRARDVNKVARGEQAPRPAHEYGSINSAPPKPKPKDPAAAEIKVEDNPPARHCYASYVQYYKCIKEEDKVPKCERFEKNYRLLCPVEWIERWDEEQKLGVFAGPI, encoded by the exons atgtcgGCCGCTTCCCAAGTAGATCCACATAACGAGATGAGAGCCAGAGATGTGAACAAGGTGGCAAGAGGAGAGCAAGCTCCTAGGCCTGCTCATGAATACGGCTCCATCAATTCAGCCCCTCCTAAACCCAAACCTAAGGACCCTGCTGCAGCCGAAATCAAG GTTGAAGATAACCCACCTGCGAGGCATTGCTATGCAAGTTACGTACAGTACTACAA GTGTATCAAGGAGGAAGACAAGGTACCTAAATGCGAGAGGTTTGAAAAGAATTACAGGTTGTTATGTCCTGTTGAATGG ATTGAGAGGTGGGATGAAGAGCAAAAGCTTGGAGTGTTTGCTGGCCCAATTTAG
- the LOC18776846 gene encoding protein RAE1, protein MSKFMAAPNANANSTSNPNPNNSFEVAQPPNDSISSLSFSPKSNILVATSWDNQVRCWEIQQSGTNLVSQPQAAISHDHPVLCSTWKEDGTTVFSGGCDKQVKMWPLGGQPVTVAVHDAPIKEIAWIPEMSLLVTGSLDKTMKYWDVRQPNPVHTQQLPERCYALSVRYPLMVVGTADRNLIVFNLQNPQTEFKRILSPLKYQTRCVAAFPDQQGFLVGSIEGRVGVHHLDEKQNDKNFTFKCHREGTRIYSVNSLNFHPVHHTLTTAGSDGSFTFWDKDSKQRLKEMSRCNQPIPCSTFNNDGSIFAYAVCYDWGKGAEKHNPDTAKNYIFLHVPQEAEVKRKPRVNTGGNR, encoded by the exons ATGTCGAAGTTCATGGCTGCTCCAAATGCAAATGCAAATTCAActtcaaatccaaatccaaacaaCTCCTTCGAG GTCGCTCAACCTCCAAACGACTCCATATCAAGCCTAAGTTTCAGTCCCAAGAGCAACATTCTGGTCGCCACCTCCTGGGACAACCAG GTGCGATGCTGGGAGATACAACAGAGCGGAACAAATCTTGTCAGTCAGCCCCAGGCAGCGATATCCCATGACCATCCG GTTTTGTGCTCAACTTGGAAAGAGGATGGAACAACTGTGTTCTCTGGAGGTTGCGACAAGCAAGTGAAGATGTGGCCTTTGGGTGGCCAGCCAGTAACGGTTGCCGTGCATGATGCACCCATTAAAGAGATTGCTTGGATCCCTGAGATGAGCCTCTTAGTCACAGGAAGCTTGGACAAGACTATGAA GTATTGGGACGTGAGGCAGCCAAATCCGGTGCATACACAACAGCTACCTGAGCGCTGTTATGCTCTATCAGTGAGATACCCTCTAATGGTTGTTGGCACTGCAGACAGAAATCTGATTGTTTTTAACTTGCAGAACCCTCag ACTGAATTCAAGAGAATTCTTTCGCCCCTAAAGTATCAAACAAGGTGTGTGGCTGCATTTCCTGATCAGCAAGGATTCTTG GTTGGCTCTATTGAAGGGAGGGTTGGCGTACATCATCTggatgaaaaacaaaatgataaaaactTTACCTTTAAGTGCCATAGAGAGGGCACCAGGATATACTCAGTCAACTCTCTGAACTTCCATCCA GTGCATCACACACTTACTACTGCTGGTTCTGATGGTTCTTTCACTTTTTGGGATAAGGATAGCAAACAGAGACTAAAG GAAATGTCAAGGTGCAATCAACCTATACCTTGCAGTACGTTCAACAATGATGGTTCCATATTTGCATATGCG GTTTGCTATGATTGGGGCAAGGGTGCAGAAAAACATAATCCAGATACCGCAAAGAACTACATTTTCCTCCATGTGCCACAG GAAGCCGAGGTTAAAAGGAAACCACGAGTCAACACTGGTGGAAATAGGTGA